A window of the Enterobacteriaceae bacterium 4M9 genome harbors these coding sequences:
- a CDS encoding HesA/MoeB/ThiF family protein: MNDADFMRYSRQLLLEDIARDGQLRLMQSRVLIVGLGGLGSPAALWLAGAGIGTLVLADDDSVHISNLQRQILFTTDDIDTPKASAAKQRLKQLNPGVRLVALPQRLAGEALNQAVSEADLVLDCTDNMATRHAINAACVAQSTPLISASAVGFGGQMMVLTPPWQHGCYRCLWPEESEPERNCRNAGVLGPVVGVMGTLQALEAIKLLCGMEVRSDCLHLFDARAHQWRALARQRAANCPVCGGASADSA; encoded by the coding sequence ATGAATGATGCAGATTTTATGCGCTACAGCCGCCAGCTGCTGCTGGAGGATATCGCCCGCGATGGCCAGCTGCGGCTGATGCAAAGCCGGGTGCTGATAGTCGGCCTCGGCGGGCTTGGCTCTCCGGCGGCGCTGTGGCTTGCGGGTGCGGGTATCGGCACGCTGGTACTTGCCGATGACGACAGCGTGCATATCAGCAACCTGCAACGCCAGATTCTGTTTACCACCGACGATATTGATACCCCAAAAGCCAGCGCGGCAAAACAGCGGCTTAAACAGCTCAATCCCGGCGTGCGGCTGGTGGCGCTCCCTCAACGGCTGGCTGGCGAGGCGCTCAATCAGGCCGTGAGTGAAGCGGACCTGGTACTGGACTGTACCGATAACATGGCAACCCGCCATGCCATCAATGCCGCCTGTGTGGCGCAGTCTACGCCGTTAATCAGCGCCAGCGCGGTTGGCTTTGGTGGCCAGATGATGGTGCTGACGCCGCCGTGGCAGCACGGCTGCTATCGCTGCCTGTGGCCGGAAGAAAGCGAACCCGAGCGCAACTGTCGTAACGCGGGCGTGCTCGGTCCGGTAGTGGGCGTGATGGGCACGTTACAGGCGCTGGAGGCCATTAAGCTGTTGTGTGGGATGGAAGTACGCAGCGACTGCCTGCATCTGTTTGACGCCCGCGCCCACCAGTGGCGCGCCCTCGCCCGCCAGCGCGCGGCAAACTGCCCGGTCTGCGGAGGTGCCAGTGCAGATTCTGCTTAA
- the thiS gene encoding sulfur carrier protein ThiS has product MQILLNDVPHTCKPGETVQQLLIRLKLDCPGSALALNQTILPREQWEHHTVQDGDALLLFQAIAGG; this is encoded by the coding sequence GTGCAGATTCTGCTTAACGATGTACCGCACACGTGCAAGCCAGGCGAGACCGTCCAGCAGTTGCTGATAAGGCTGAAGCTAGACTGCCCCGGCAGCGCGCTGGCGCTCAACCAGACCATTCTCCCGCGCGAACAATGGGAGCATCACACCGTGCAGGACGGCGACGCCCTGTTGCTGTTCCAGGCGATTGCCGGAGGCTGA
- a CDS encoding thiazole synthase codes for MLQIADKTFTSRLFTGTGKFASSEMMTSALRASASQLVTMAMKRVDLNNRHDAILKPLRALGVSLLPNTSGARCADEAIFAAHLAREALGTHWVKLEIHPDARWLLPDPIETLKAAEILVQKGFVVLPYCGADPVLCKRLEEVGCAAVMPLGAPIGSSQGLQTRAFLEIIIEQANVPVVVDAGIGAPSHAAEALEMGADAVLVNTAIAVAGNPVSMAQAFRLAVEAGHMAALAGQSTRVNHAVASSPLTQFLESAP; via the coding sequence ATGCTACAGATTGCAGACAAAACATTTACTTCGCGCCTGTTTACAGGCACCGGCAAGTTCGCTTCGTCGGAGATGATGACCAGTGCGCTACGTGCGTCCGCCTCTCAGCTGGTGACGATGGCGATGAAGCGCGTCGATCTGAATAACCGTCACGATGCCATTCTCAAGCCGCTGCGCGCGCTGGGCGTCTCACTGTTGCCCAACACCTCAGGCGCGCGCTGTGCCGACGAAGCCATTTTTGCCGCCCACCTGGCGCGTGAGGCGTTGGGTACACACTGGGTAAAACTTGAGATCCACCCGGACGCACGCTGGCTGCTGCCAGACCCGATAGAAACGCTCAAGGCCGCAGAAATTCTGGTCCAGAAAGGCTTTGTGGTGCTGCCGTACTGCGGCGCCGATCCGGTGCTGTGCAAACGGCTGGAGGAGGTGGGCTGCGCCGCAGTGATGCCGCTGGGCGCGCCGATTGGCTCCAGCCAGGGGCTGCAAACCCGGGCGTTTCTGGAAATCATTATTGAGCAGGCAAACGTGCCAGTGGTAGTGGATGCCGGGATTGGCGCGCCCAGCCACGCCGCCGAGGCGCTGGAAATGGGCGCTGACGCGGTGCTGGTGAATACCGCCATTGCGGTTGCAGGTAACCCGGTGAGCATGGCCCAGGCGTTCAGGCTGGCGGTCGAGGCAGGCCATATGGCCGCCCTGGCAGGACAAAGCACACGCGTTAATCACGCCGTGGCCTCCAGCCCACTCACCCAGTTTCTGGAGTCAGCACCGTGA
- the thiH gene encoding 2-iminoacetate synthase ThiH, whose amino-acid sequence MNTFTDRWRELDWHHITLAINSKRAHDVERALASARPTADDMMALLSPSAADYLEPMAQKAQRLTRQRFGNAVGLYVPLYLSNLCANDCTYCGFSMSNRIRRKTLDAREIVRECDALREMGFQHLLLVTGEHQSKVGMDYFREHLPAIRARFSSLQMEVQPLSQAEYAELKTLGLDGVLVYQETYHEGTYARHHLRGNKQDFFWRLETPDRLGRAGIDKIGLGSLTGLSDSWRTDCFMMAEHLLWLQKRYWQSRYSVAFPRLRPCTGGVEPASIMDERQLVQVICAFRLLSPEVELTLSTRESPAFRDSVVPIAINNVSAFSKTQPGGYADNQPELEQFAPHDNRRPEQVAQVLSQAGLQPVWKDWDSFLGRQI is encoded by the coding sequence GTGAATACTTTCACCGACCGCTGGCGCGAGCTGGACTGGCACCACATCACACTTGCCATTAACAGCAAACGTGCACACGACGTTGAGCGCGCGCTGGCCTCTGCCAGACCCACAGCAGACGACATGATGGCGCTCCTGTCACCCTCAGCGGCAGATTACCTTGAGCCGATGGCGCAGAAAGCCCAGCGCCTGACGCGCCAGCGCTTTGGCAATGCGGTGGGCCTGTACGTGCCGCTCTATCTCTCCAACCTGTGTGCCAATGACTGTACCTACTGCGGCTTTTCCATGAGCAACCGCATCAGGCGCAAAACGCTGGATGCCAGGGAAATCGTCCGTGAATGCGACGCACTGCGTGAAATGGGTTTTCAGCACCTGCTGCTGGTCACCGGCGAGCATCAAAGTAAAGTCGGGATGGACTACTTTCGTGAACATCTGCCTGCCATTCGCGCCCGCTTCAGCTCGCTGCAAATGGAGGTGCAGCCGCTTTCACAGGCGGAGTATGCCGAGCTGAAAACCCTTGGGCTGGACGGCGTGTTGGTGTACCAGGAGACGTATCACGAGGGCACCTACGCGCGCCACCACCTGCGCGGCAACAAGCAGGATTTCTTCTGGCGGCTGGAAACACCGGACCGGCTTGGACGCGCGGGAATCGATAAAATCGGTCTCGGTTCACTGACCGGTCTTTCCGACAGCTGGCGTACCGACTGCTTTATGATGGCAGAGCACCTGCTGTGGCTGCAAAAGCGCTACTGGCAAAGCCGCTATTCGGTGGCATTCCCGCGTCTACGTCCGTGCACAGGCGGCGTGGAACCGGCATCGATTATGGACGAACGCCAGTTGGTACAGGTGATTTGCGCTTTTCGCCTGCTGTCGCCAGAGGTGGAGTTAACGCTGTCGACCCGCGAATCACCGGCGTTTCGCGACAGCGTCGTACCGATTGCCATTAATAATGTCAGCGCGTTTTCCAAAACTCAGCCGGGCGGTTATGCCGATAACCAACCGGAACTGGAGCAGTTCGCCCCGCACGACAACCGCCGTCCGGAGCAGGTGGCACAGGTGCTGAGCCAGGCAGGTTTACAGCCAGTGTGGAAGGACTGGGATAGTTTTCTTGGACGCCAGATTTAG
- a CDS encoding glycosyltransferase family 9 protein, translating to MDTLLHFPGSLLSGHHMVASYDIEQGCTYPSLSPLIHAAVLNYAHQPFQLAFSNLRTLTLVNGMGVTLGDSVIGIEVLHYLRQRRPGLHVRVLRPSRCADFVEQLYHLALDSGIIDTLACLPQPLPEPEPHDVYIDMGNPLFRADFATLDMHDFFYRHTGIDEKTVADAAKQNRWLRRIDISACERLAADYVLFCPGASTALRAIPQRFHQALVERLHQRFGLPVLGFGNVDHPHYHNITPYCRDTLSFIAAIARARFLYAADSSALHIAAGFGVPTRALFGAIPPALRARYYPACDSVWTGTTATEALHQSTDPRTLRAVEENIARLMQNGGL from the coding sequence ATGGACACCCTTCTTCATTTCCCCGGTAGCCTGCTGAGCGGGCATCACATGGTCGCCAGCTACGACATTGAACAGGGCTGCACTTACCCTTCTCTCTCGCCTCTGATACACGCAGCGGTGCTGAATTACGCCCACCAGCCATTTCAACTGGCGTTTTCCAACCTGCGCACATTAACCCTTGTGAACGGTATGGGCGTGACGCTTGGCGACTCGGTTATCGGGATTGAGGTGCTGCATTATCTGCGCCAGCGCCGTCCAGGTTTGCACGTGCGCGTACTGCGCCCCTCACGCTGCGCCGATTTTGTAGAACAGCTTTATCACCTCGCACTGGACAGTGGCATCATCGACACGCTGGCCTGTCTGCCACAACCACTTCCTGAGCCAGAGCCTCATGATGTGTATATCGACATGGGAAACCCACTGTTTCGCGCCGATTTCGCCACGCTCGACATGCACGACTTTTTTTATCGCCATACCGGCATTGATGAGAAGACAGTGGCAGATGCGGCAAAGCAAAACCGCTGGCTACGCCGTATCGATATCAGCGCCTGTGAGCGCCTGGCAGCAGATTATGTGCTGTTTTGCCCGGGAGCCAGCACCGCGCTGCGCGCTATTCCACAGCGCTTTCATCAGGCACTGGTTGAGCGCCTCCACCAGCGCTTTGGACTGCCGGTGCTGGGTTTTGGCAATGTGGACCATCCGCATTACCATAATATCACCCCCTACTGTCGGGACACGCTGAGTTTTATCGCGGCTATCGCCCGGGCACGCTTTTTATATGCCGCAGACTCATCCGCGTTGCATATTGCCGCCGGTTTTGGCGTGCCCACGCGTGCGCTGTTCGGAGCTATACCTCCCGCACTGCGTGCACGCTATTACCCAGCCTGCGACAGCGTGTGGACAGGCACGACAGCCACCGAAGCGCTGCATCAAAGTACCGATCCGCGCACGTTGCGTGCCGTCGAAGAAAATATCGCCCGCCTGATGCAAAACGGGGGACTATAA
- a CDS encoding diguanylate cyclase, with translation MNKTFGLSKKIYFSLVSAFMAIIVTAYFVIDSQKKTIHKSYSDIASNFIDSVAILYIDHFINLLESKITLTSREFGQNHVFNRYFYDEGKTTLSHMMTVISNSPELNAIILADTQGDYIRVPEKASYKKKMPEEIIKRPWFIEEPNSPHRIKFTEPYQDSVTGVSTVTVSAPIINTKGRFNGVLAFDINLSQMNKSMERLLPPIAGNIVLLSDDGQVIADDMTDAEPETDGYRDIMPALKKSNGVWYDDERKLWFFSHRFDGPRWMLVYSVDARLLTALTWNESQKVIYGFAISLLILLFFGFYLKSNWDKALIKIIGHIKTGAPNGWGNLENMLSEEINNTRKRQDALRVESMHDPLTGASNRRAFDMALADKLSTHKHFSLALMDIDNFKRINDTFGHVVGDEVLKGLVSECRSIFDLAGCEIYRYGGEEFAIIFNNMPPEHAWTLLEKCRLSIRNRIWREDIKRVTFSAGLGSRVEDEESERLVERIDKLLYRAKQTGKDKIVVSDSV, from the coding sequence ATGAATAAAACTTTTGGTTTGTCAAAAAAGATATACTTTAGTCTGGTTTCTGCTTTTATGGCTATTATTGTCACGGCTTACTTTGTTATCGATAGCCAGAAAAAGACAATTCATAAGTCGTATTCAGATATCGCCAGTAACTTTATCGACAGCGTTGCGATATTGTATATCGATCACTTTATTAATTTACTTGAAAGCAAAATAACATTAACAAGTCGTGAGTTTGGTCAGAATCATGTTTTCAACCGCTATTTTTATGATGAGGGGAAAACGACGCTGTCGCATATGATGACGGTGATTTCTAACTCACCGGAGTTGAACGCGATCATTCTTGCGGATACACAAGGTGATTACATCCGCGTGCCTGAAAAGGCAAGCTACAAGAAGAAAATGCCAGAGGAGATAATCAAGCGCCCCTGGTTTATTGAAGAGCCTAACTCTCCACATCGAATTAAATTTACGGAACCCTATCAGGATAGTGTGACCGGGGTCTCTACTGTCACTGTCTCTGCGCCCATAATTAACACCAAAGGCCGTTTTAACGGCGTGTTAGCTTTTGATATTAACCTTTCACAAATGAATAAAAGCATGGAGCGCCTGCTACCACCGATTGCAGGTAATATCGTCTTGCTCTCTGACGATGGCCAGGTCATTGCTGACGACATGACTGATGCTGAACCCGAAACGGATGGATATCGCGATATCATGCCGGCATTAAAGAAGAGCAACGGCGTCTGGTATGACGATGAGCGCAAGTTATGGTTCTTTTCCCACCGTTTCGACGGACCGCGCTGGATGCTGGTTTATAGTGTCGATGCTCGCCTGCTTACGGCGCTAACCTGGAATGAATCCCAAAAAGTGATTTATGGTTTTGCCATTTCATTACTGATTCTTTTGTTTTTTGGCTTCTATTTAAAAAGTAACTGGGATAAGGCGCTGATCAAAATTATTGGCCATATCAAAACGGGAGCCCCCAACGGTTGGGGAAACCTCGAAAACATGCTTTCAGAGGAAATCAATAACACCCGCAAGCGTCAGGATGCACTCAGGGTGGAGTCGATGCACGATCCGCTAACTGGTGCATCAAACCGCCGTGCTTTTGATATGGCGTTGGCAGATAAACTCAGCACCCATAAACACTTTTCGTTGGCGCTGATGGATATTGATAACTTCAAACGCATCAATGATACCTTCGGCCACGTTGTGGGCGATGAGGTCCTTAAAGGCCTGGTGTCTGAGTGCCGCAGCATTTTCGACCTGGCTGGTTGTGAAATCTACCGCTATGGCGGCGAAGAATTTGCCATTATCTTCAACAATATGCCACCTGAACACGCCTGGACATTGCTGGAGAAATGTCGGCTCAGTATCAGGAACCGTATATGGCGTGAAGACATTAAGCGTGTCACGTTCAGTGCGGGTCTGGGCAGCCGGGTTGAGGATGAAGAAAGCGAGAGACTGGTAGAGCGCATCGACAAGCTACTCTATCGTGCCAAACAGACGGGCAAAGATAAAATCGTTGTTTCCGACAGCGTATAA